Proteins encoded by one window of Clostridium bornimense:
- a CDS encoding metal-sensing transcriptional repressor, translating to MNKDKKMILQCLKTCRGQIDGIIKMIEDERYCIDISNQIISAQGLLKKSNSMILKNHLNHCVKEAMHEDNAEEKIDEVIDILGKLLGK from the coding sequence ATGAATAAAGATAAAAAAATGATTTTACAATGCTTAAAGACTTGTAGAGGGCAGATAGATGGAATAATAAAGATGATTGAAGATGAAAGATATTGTATTGATATATCTAATCAAATAATATCTGCTCAAGGTTTATTAAAAAAATCTAATAGTATGATATTAAAGAATCATTTAAATCATTGTGTTAAAGAAGCAATGCATGAGGATAATGCAGAAGAGAAAATAGATGAAGTTATAGATATATTAGGTAAACTTTTAGGAAAGTAA